The Brassica napus cultivar Da-Ae chromosome C7, Da-Ae, whole genome shotgun sequence genome has a segment encoding these proteins:
- the LOC106409624 gene encoding alkane hydroxylase MAH1-like, whose amino-acid sequence MAFISLFEIFIAFFCFFLFRHFLISKKPHRLHFLINKKPHRLCPTNWPFLGMIPGLLVEIHRVYDFITEILEVTNLTYFCKGPCYAGLDMLVTVDPSNIHHIMSSNFSNYPKGPEFKKLFDVLGDGIFNADSELWKDLRKSAQSMMLHPEFQRFSLATSMSKLEKGLVPLLDHVAKEKLVVNLEDVFQRFTFDTTCVLATGYDPGCLSVEMPEIEFARALDDAEEAIFFRHVKPEILWKMESFIGLGDEKKMTKARATFDRVCSKYIASKRDEVITNMDSPPPASQDLLTSYMNLETTKYKLLDPSDDRFLRDTILTFMLAGRDTTGSGLTWLFWLLLKFPEAMAKIRQEIKTVLSPKTKTDDDSDSDSFNPQELKKLVYLHGAICEALRLYPPVPFQHKSPTKTDVLPSGHKVEANSKILFCLYSLGRMKTVWGEDALEFKPERWVSESGKSVHEPSYKFLSFNAGPRTCLGKEVALTQMKSVAVKIIQNYEIKMVEGQKIEPAPSVILHTKHGLKVTVTKTCLV is encoded by the coding sequence ACATTTCTTGATCAATAAGAAACCTCACCGTCTATGTCCCACAAACTGGCCTTTCCTCGGTATGATTCCTGGTTTACTCGTCGAAATCCACCGTGTTTACGACTTCATAACCGAGATTCTCGAGGTCACAAACTTAACCTACTTTTGCAAAGGCCCGTGTTATGCGGGCCTCGACATGTTGGTCACGGTTGATCCTTCTAACATCCACCACATCATGAGCTCAAACTTCTCAAACTACCCTAAAGGTCCCGAGTTTAAGAAGCTATTCGACGTTTTGGGAGATGGGATTTTCAACGCCGATTCAGAGCTGTGGAAGGATCTGAGGAAGTCAGCTCAAAGCATGATGTTGCATCCTGAGTTTCAAAGGTTTTCATTAGCTACAAGCATGAGTAAGCTAGAGAAAGGGCTTGTCCCACTTCTTGACCATGTTGCTAAAGAGAAACTCGTTGTAAACTTGGAAGATGTGTTCCAAAGATTCACGTTCGACACTACGTGTGTCTTAGCGACCGGATACGATCCAGGTTGTCTCTCGGTTGAGATGCCAGAAATCGAGTTTGCGAGAGCTTTAGACGATGCAGAGGAAGCCATATTCTTCAGACACGTCAAGCCGGAGATCTTGTGGAAGATGGAAAGCTTCATTGGTTTAGGAGATGAGAAGAAGATGACGAAGGCTCGTGCCACTTTTGATCGTGTTTGCTCCAAGTACATAGCTTCAAAGAGAGATGAGGTCATCACAAATATGGATTCTCCTCCTCCTGCTTCTCAAGATTTGCTGACGTCTTACATGAACTTGGAAACGACTAAGTACAAGCTGTTGGATCCTAGTGACGACAGATTCCTTAGAGACACGATTTTGACCTTCATGTTAGCGGGGCGAGACACCACAGGATCTGGACTCACTTGGCTCTTCTGGCTTCTCCTTAAGTTTCCAGAAGCAATGGCCAAGATTCGTCAAGAAATCAAGACAGTTCTATCTCCAAAAACAAAGACCGATGatgattctgattctgattcaTTCAATCCCCAAGAGTTAAAGAAGTTGGTGTATCTGCATGGTGCAATTTGTGAAGCCCTCAGACTCTATCCACCGGTTCCCTTTCAGCACAAGTCTCCTACCAAAACCGACGTTCTTCCGAGCGGACACAAAGTGGAAGCCAACTCGAAGATTCTGTTCTGTCTTTACTCATTAGGGAGAATGAAAACGGTTTGGGGAGAAGATGCATTGGAGTTTAAACCGGAGAGATGGGTTTCTGAGAGTGGGAAGTCGGTACATGAGCCGTCTTATAAGTTCTTGTCCTTTAACGCTGGTCCAAGAACTTGTTTGGGGAAAGAAGTAGCTTTGACGCAAATGAAGAGTGTGGCTGTGAAAATCATACAAAACTACGAGATTAAGATGGTTGAAGGGCAAAAAATCGAACCAGCTCCTTCTGTTATTCTCCACACAAAACATGGTCTTAAAGTCACAGTCACTAAGACATGTTTGGTCTGA